Proteins from one Gimesia maris genomic window:
- a CDS encoding HEAT repeat domain-containing protein, translated as MFARIHTQVCSVYVCLTVRFCLLISFCLLTISATSAFSLAADQLPLKYKWDKGQQYAYRVKIEVNMENYEETLSGVEIYDVTAADDNSFSLRCSGNLNSVTKSKSRRPLIPPMRMHRHRSPFAGLSGSFAGAFEQHSLELNRHGEIDTVKGSSLLPYLLGHLSQINLIPLSPDGQRSWSESEKSSISVISSSTRISSPLRGPGIDKTMGAKKTSEYKITGQEGDLVTIEASYSYRTISTIDDSEPEVELTGTGIIQFDQKQGCVQNLSLNYKLIQRSENSTQKIPITLSSTLLSTDELTKLKAEQKAAMAKHAAEKKKREDAARFEIPENIDDELKLILTDLSTKNVLKRKAALQKLSQTKPDQENPDISGILIGILESKDITVVQDASRALAVWSTRADIPAMTGLLKEVNILGQASVMEAILKHETPEGVTAVAELLKDPIKAHNASKKLIEYGSGAEDAVLKQLDPDQFIVLVNVFRVLKEIGTEKSLKKIEEVNQSTTNNNFRFQAASTVKAIESRIN; from the coding sequence ATGTTTGCGCGCATCCATACACAAGTATGCTCTGTCTATGTCTGTTTGACTGTCCGCTTCTGTCTGCTGATCAGCTTTTGCCTGCTGACGATCTCGGCAACGTCTGCATTCAGTCTGGCCGCTGATCAGCTGCCACTGAAATACAAATGGGATAAAGGCCAGCAGTATGCGTATCGAGTAAAAATTGAAGTCAACATGGAAAACTATGAAGAGACATTGAGTGGTGTGGAAATATATGATGTGACGGCCGCGGATGACAATTCATTCTCGCTGCGCTGTTCGGGGAATTTAAATTCGGTGACGAAAAGCAAAAGCCGGCGTCCGTTAATTCCCCCCATGCGAATGCACCGTCATCGCAGTCCTTTTGCCGGACTGTCTGGCAGTTTTGCAGGGGCATTCGAACAGCATTCTCTTGAACTAAACCGTCATGGTGAAATTGATACCGTCAAGGGGTCATCGCTACTGCCTTATCTGCTGGGGCACCTTTCGCAGATCAACCTGATTCCACTCTCTCCGGATGGCCAGCGTAGCTGGTCCGAGTCGGAGAAAAGCAGTATTTCAGTCATCTCTTCATCTACTCGAATTTCGTCTCCTTTGCGGGGGCCTGGCATTGATAAGACGATGGGGGCGAAAAAAACATCGGAATATAAAATTACCGGTCAGGAAGGAGACCTGGTTACCATCGAAGCCAGCTATTCCTATCGCACGATATCGACAATTGATGACAGTGAGCCGGAAGTCGAACTGACGGGAACCGGTATCATTCAGTTTGATCAGAAACAGGGGTGTGTTCAGAATCTGTCCCTGAATTACAAGCTCATTCAGCGTTCAGAAAACAGCACACAAAAAATTCCGATTACACTCTCATCTACTTTATTAAGTACAGACGAACTGACAAAGCTGAAAGCAGAACAGAAGGCAGCCATGGCAAAGCATGCTGCAGAGAAGAAGAAGCGTGAGGATGCGGCCCGATTTGAGATTCCCGAAAACATTGACGATGAATTGAAATTGATTCTGACAGATCTGTCGACGAAAAATGTGCTCAAACGCAAAGCAGCATTACAGAAGTTAAGTCAGACAAAACCGGATCAGGAAAACCCGGATATCTCCGGGATCTTAATCGGAATTTTAGAAAGCAAAGATATCACCGTTGTGCAGGATGCTTCGCGCGCACTGGCAGTCTGGTCGACCAGGGCTGACATCCCGGCAATGACCGGGCTTTTAAAAGAAGTGAATATCCTGGGGCAGGCGAGTGTTATGGAAGCTATTCTGAAACATGAAACACCGGAAGGAGTAACGGCGGTCGCTGAACTGCTGAAGGATCCCATTAAAGCCCATAATGCTTCCAAGAAACTGATAGAGTATGGAAGCGGGGCAGAGGATGCTGTTTTGAAACAGCTGGATCCGGATCAGTTTATCGTGCTGGTCAACGTCTTTCGGGTACTGAAAGAGATCGGCACAGAGAAAAGTCTGAAAAAAATTGAGGAAGTGAATCAATCGACAACAAATAACAACTTCCGTTTTCAGGCAGCATCTACTGTCAAGGCGATTGAATCGCGGATCAACTGA
- a CDS encoding tetratricopeptide repeat protein has protein sequence MGTQVARVKSALPGKHHSEKVLTAARSFEHKKEWLAARKQYEVYLKKNPRSVVACHRLGIVCSQLGDSVAATRYFTQAKQLDPNNSEVLNDFGYALYKRAQYDAAEKVLTAALQNDANNKRIMNNLALTVGHQGRFKESYTLFRNIMPEAEAHANVAYIHTQRGEGEMALKEYDLALTADPTLEAAGLAAAELAVMKNIYVAKQEKQPQVKEEQQLASTQPQPAQTVPEKPVTKNPFIEKTVTKESVASRTETAKPSAEQNFRKIPAQQTTQLVSAKEVVPVVSRQSLDAPVKETRQKLVSQATLKKELLAPSQPTTPAARIEPQVQKQEEEFLEPLEINSFRSLDEITDDEITDEDTPAIIRISNEIPAEEPMFRSPDELTGP, from the coding sequence ATGGGAACTCAGGTTGCCAGAGTGAAATCAGCTTTACCGGGAAAACATCATTCAGAAAAAGTACTTACTGCAGCTCGCAGTTTTGAGCATAAAAAAGAATGGCTGGCAGCCCGAAAGCAGTATGAAGTCTATCTGAAAAAAAATCCTCGCAGTGTGGTCGCCTGCCATCGGCTGGGGATAGTCTGTTCCCAACTGGGTGATTCTGTGGCAGCCACTCGTTACTTCACTCAGGCAAAACAGCTTGACCCGAATAATTCCGAAGTTCTTAATGACTTCGGTTACGCTCTGTATAAACGCGCTCAATATGATGCTGCGGAAAAAGTACTGACGGCAGCACTGCAAAACGATGCGAATAATAAACGAATCATGAACAACCTGGCGTTAACAGTAGGACACCAGGGCCGGTTCAAAGAAAGCTATACTCTCTTCCGCAATATCATGCCGGAAGCGGAAGCACACGCGAATGTGGCATATATTCATACCCAGCGTGGTGAGGGAGAGATGGCGCTCAAGGAATACGACCTGGCTTTGACGGCTGATCCAACGCTGGAAGCAGCGGGTCTTGCTGCAGCTGAATTAGCTGTGATGAAAAATATTTATGTTGCAAAACAGGAAAAACAGCCACAGGTAAAAGAGGAACAGCAACTCGCTTCCACTCAACCACAGCCAGCTCAAACCGTCCCTGAGAAACCGGTGACGAAGAATCCTTTCATTGAAAAAACAGTCACGAAAGAAAGTGTCGCCAGTCGGACGGAAACGGCAAAACCGTCTGCAGAACAGAATTTTCGTAAAATACCTGCTCAGCAGACGACTCAGTTAGTGAGCGCCAAAGAGGTCGTTCCTGTAGTATCGCGGCAGTCACTTGATGCACCAGTCAAAGAGACAAGACAGAAACTGGTGTCACAGGCAACTCTCAAAAAAGAACTGCTTGCCCCAAGCCAGCCGACAACTCCTGCAGCCAGAATCGAACCTCAGGTACAGAAACAGGAAGAAGAATTTCTGGAACCACTGGAAATCAATTCGTTCCGCAGCCTGGATGAAATTACCGATGATGAAATCACCGATGAAGACACCCCGGCCATTATCCGGATTTCGAACGAGATCCCTGCAGAAGAACCCATGTTCCGTTCACCCGATGAGCTGACCGGTCCATAA
- a CDS encoding type II and III secretion system protein family protein, whose product MSINASWKRRTMLAVACGVAITASPLSAQVPPAPPVPGKLKTNNYVPGKKKNLAPVISTKTKEKVHQLVDQIYESEVELSVQQRHSKILKMKMDVFRVAIADPSKIEVVAFGSQEVEVIGKDTGTTTMTLWLGDEANPQILSVQVKVEGDNSIEDLRRMEYGEFQKMINEFFPNSKIQLVPFADKLIVRGQARDEQEAVQIITIIRARSGSGGGQGGGGGGGSLFADGAAADPFPGGAMLPEATVIDMLKVPGEKQIMLKVRIAQIDRSAARTASTNIIAQSGDFGWAQLFTGVAQQLGNGGTGLVTASFTSSDVDVFISALAQNGYAKILAEPNLVTISGRTANFISGGEFAVPTVVGVGGAQAATTTFKGFGTQLSFLPTVLDKDRIRLQVSPSFSTVNPALTSGGVLGVNVQAVTTTVDLREGQVLAIAGLLQEQQRGDLNRVPFIGDIPLVGPLFSNKGVSRDETELIILISPELVHPMEPEDAPTVLPGMEVTEPGDVDFFFMNNIEGKPDVHHRSTVWYMQKKRIHQQQKDFIHQSKCDKYYINGDYGFSE is encoded by the coding sequence ATGTCTATAAATGCCTCATGGAAAAGACGCACAATGCTGGCTGTTGCCTGCGGTGTCGCTATCACAGCATCGCCACTTTCTGCGCAGGTTCCACCAGCTCCTCCTGTCCCGGGAAAGTTGAAAACCAATAACTACGTGCCTGGTAAGAAGAAAAATCTCGCACCAGTCATCAGTACCAAAACCAAAGAAAAAGTCCATCAACTCGTTGATCAGATTTATGAATCTGAAGTCGAACTCAGTGTTCAACAGCGACATTCAAAAATTCTGAAAATGAAGATGGATGTGTTTCGTGTAGCGATCGCAGACCCTTCAAAAATTGAAGTGGTCGCATTTGGCTCACAGGAAGTCGAAGTCATCGGAAAAGATACCGGTACTACCACTATGACTCTCTGGCTGGGTGACGAAGCAAACCCCCAGATCCTCAGCGTGCAGGTGAAGGTAGAGGGTGACAATTCCATCGAAGATCTTCGTCGTATGGAATACGGCGAATTCCAGAAAATGATTAACGAGTTCTTCCCGAACAGCAAAATTCAACTTGTCCCGTTTGCAGACAAACTGATTGTCCGTGGGCAGGCCAGGGATGAACAGGAAGCAGTCCAGATCATAACCATTATCCGTGCCCGTTCCGGTTCAGGTGGCGGCCAGGGTGGTGGAGGGGGAGGCGGATCTCTGTTCGCAGATGGTGCAGCCGCTGATCCATTCCCCGGTGGTGCCATGCTTCCAGAAGCAACCGTCATCGACATGTTGAAAGTGCCTGGCGAAAAACAGATCATGCTTAAAGTCCGTATCGCTCAGATCGACCGGTCTGCAGCCCGTACCGCAAGCACCAACATCATTGCTCAGTCCGGAGATTTTGGCTGGGCTCAGTTATTCACCGGTGTGGCGCAACAACTGGGCAATGGGGGGACTGGTCTTGTGACAGCTTCCTTTACCAGCAGTGATGTCGACGTGTTTATCTCGGCTCTCGCACAGAATGGTTATGCGAAAATTTTAGCAGAACCAAACCTGGTCACCATCAGTGGACGTACCGCCAACTTTATCTCTGGTGGAGAATTCGCGGTACCGACTGTGGTCGGGGTCGGTGGTGCTCAGGCAGCCACGACAACCTTTAAAGGATTTGGTACTCAGTTATCCTTCCTGCCGACAGTGCTGGATAAAGATCGAATTCGATTACAGGTGTCTCCTTCATTCAGTACGGTCAATCCTGCATTAACTTCAGGTGGGGTTCTGGGTGTGAATGTTCAAGCTGTCACCACGACAGTTGATCTGCGGGAAGGACAAGTACTGGCGATCGCCGGTCTGCTCCAGGAACAACAGCGGGGTGACTTGAACCGCGTTCCCTTCATTGGAGATATCCCCCTGGTAGGCCCACTGTTCTCTAACAAGGGAGTTTCCCGCGACGAGACAGAATTGATCATCCTGATCAGCCCCGAACTGGTACATCCGATGGAACCAGAAGACGCCCCAACCGTGCTGCCGGGCATGGAAGTCACCGAGCCAGGTGATGTGGACTTCTTCTTTATGAATAATATTGAAGGCAAACCTGATGTGCATCATCGAAGCACAGTCTGGTACATGCAGAAAAAACGGATTCACCAGCAACAGAAAGATTTCATTCACCAGAGCAAGTGTGATAAGTATTACATCAATGGTGACTACGGATTCTCTGAATAA